TCCTTCTTTGATCTTTAGCTAAAAAGATCATTTAtgtgtgaaaaacaaactgattttcttctttcatcttttGATTTCCAATCATTTTCAAACCTTTCATTCTTTGTAATCTGATTAGACAGAAGTCTCAATGGAAACTGAACAGAATAGATGATCACTACAGTAGTCTCTAGCTGCAGCTCTGAGTGGAGCCATCAGTGAGAAGGTTTAGGGGCAGTTAGCTTTTTGACAGAATCAGGAAGGTCTGGAGAGTTGGACTGGATTCCAGAAATCAAATCTAAATGCGGCTTTGTGTTGATTCTTCTAATGCTGGTGTTAGATTGAAATGTGTGACCACAAATGCTAGAAGATGAATGTTGAAGATCTGAACATTGATCTGATTTATCATCACAATCACTTCTGGACTCACCTGAACTTTCTGCAGTTCCTCACAGCTGGGATCAGTCTCCGTTTACCCTCACGTGATGTGTTGTACTGGTCCAGGTCCAACTGATCCAGAACCTCCTCTGACATCTGCAGAGTGTAGGCCAGAGCTGAGCAGTGGATCTCTGAGAGTTTCTTCTTTGATTTGTTCTTTGACTTCAGGAACTCTTGGATCTCCTGATGAACTGAGAGATCCTTCATCTCCATCAGACAGTGATAGATGTTGATGCTTCTGTCAGGAGAGACTCCTTCACTGTTGATCTCCTTCAGGTTGTTGATGGCTCTCTGGATGGTTCCTGGATTCTTCTCTGTCTGACCCAGCAGACCTCCTAAGAGTCTCTGGTTGGACTCCACAGAGAGACCATGAAGGAAGCGAACAAGCAGGTCCAGGTNNNNNNNNNNNNNNNNNNNNNNNNNNNNNNNNNNNNNNNNNNNNNNNNNNNNNNNNNNNNNNNNNNNNNNNNNNNNNNNNNNNNNNNNNNNNNNNNNNNNNNNNNNNNNNNNNNNNNNNNNNNNNNNNNNNNNNNNNNNNNNNNNNNNNNNNNNNNNNNNNNNNNNNNNNNNNNNNNNNNNNNNNNNNNNNNNNNNNNNNNNNNNNNNNNNNNNNNNNNNNNNNNNNNNNNNNNNNNNNNNNNNNNNNNNNNNNNNNNNNNNNNNNNNNNNNNNNNNNNNNNNNNNNNNNNNNNNNNNNNGTCTGTAGTTATCCAGAGTATTTGGATCTAAACTGCTCTTCTTCAGANNNNNNNNNNNNNNNNNNNNNNNNNNNNNNNNNNNNNNNNNNNNNNNNNNNNNNNNNNNNNNNNNNNNNNNNNNNNNNNNNNNNNNNNNNNNNNNNNNNNNNNNNNNNNNNNNNNNNNNNtctcaagtcgagtcacaagtcctactattaatgtttcaagtcctttcaagtcatttaaaaaacaatgtaatattaattacacagatcacGTTTGCTTTTATGACCTGTATTTtgcaagcattttagctaaattcccactgagttgatgcatctccacttcaaaaatccaaaataatttctctttaacaaaaacgcagttaaccacatttgaaatgtggtaagatggagacagcagggaaccagggtagtctggatatttaaggggtcataccatgattttcttaagcctttcagagtgaactatatccatatatgatcatagatcacatttggaacactaaaaaacacatttatgaaatactaccagttattttcttcagtttttgtcctatctggaagtaaaacaactcgattcctgaggctccgcctgctgctgcgtgtggctgctgcccatttgatttcattctagagccagcagtgtgtattcgctttttccttcaaaaataaatataaattttttttcaaagatggatgcacataccatatatctgccctcAGTAGGcccagccatcgctacacttcttcacaaaaaaaatacactcgacgactgtgcccaatggggggaggggggggggtgtcttaaaggacttccgcatctaaagtaacaaactgtttgagctggaacttgaggaagacaggacacaactggaagatatatgatattctgcatctaaaatgaaagttttttgctgatcatcattagctctgtggagaaattgggtgttggtgttagactgggggcggagctatcagagcatacGCTTCCTAAAAGGGgtggtctcactctgtgacatccaATCATGAGGCTCGTTTTCgagggtatgggaggggctgctgctaacggcgcagtttgtagaggatttatggtactcagaaatgcatgagtgaatcaaaataccactttggagttctttatgtgaggaatgaacattaaaatacacttaaaagctcaaaaagtgggtttttcatggtatggtctatttaaatcccctcactacagaccagtgatgtgcacttaagcctgtgggtgatgaggtactgactctttTAGTCTAAATGAATAAACTTATGATTCTGTTACAtatcagcatgttttttataaacagagcaGATACAGGAAGAAGAACTTCAaacaaacaccgagctgcgagctaaaaccggccggcgctaggacctggagagcccctgcaccctaacccggctccggttcgcgtccagtaccacgtctgctggtaccggctcgcgtccggcgccgcgtcctgagagctgcggacccccgacgctCCGAACAGCAAgtgcaccgggggacgttttaaatgttctggaggtttaagcgtgatccagccccagcatagcggtctgtctgccggcatattcatcacgTGAACCTCCCCATCgaactgcagccagagaacgcggcggcagtaacagactgtcaaactatccacagagtatcccgcttttc
This Oryzias melastigma strain HK-1 linkage group LG2, ASM292280v2, whole genome shotgun sequence DNA region includes the following protein-coding sequences:
- the LOC112142246 gene encoding ribonuclease inhibitor-like — its product is MEMKDLSVHQEIQEFLKSKNKSKKKLSEIHCSALAYTLQMSEEVLDQLDLDQYNTSREGKRRLIPAVRNCRKFRIPEPCGLSETHYEIVASALKSNPFHLTELDLRNNDIQYSSMEVLCSGLESPNCRLQTLRSEH